The window GGAGCATGCCCGAGACCACCAGTCACCGGCATCCTGACCGGAGGACGGACACCCCGGACGAGGTCGCCGACCGGGTGCGGGAAGCCGCGCCGGGACTCACCGCACTCCTCCACGAGGCCGAGGCCGCGCGGCGACTACGGGCCGAGGTGGCGGGCGGGGACGGCGCGAGCGCCGTGTGCGCCTGGAACCACTTCGAGAACATCCCGACGTTCTACAACTGGAACAACCGCCCCCGCTGAGACAGACCGTGATCAGGGACCTGCCGATCGTCCGGAGGGTTGTCCGGGCGGGGCAGGTCCCTGATCGTCGGTCTTGGCGCCGCTTCGATGGGCACATGCGTGAGCACGCGGGCGATCACCGCGTGCTCAGCTGCTACCGGAGGTCAGCGGGGCGGACGTACCCAGGGATCCGGGTCTTCGTCCGCGTGATCCTCATCATCGTCGTCGACATACTCTTTGTAGTCGTCGTCGAAGTTGTGCTCAGACTTACCAGCACCCGCCAGTTCGCGCTGCAAGGCGGTGAGGTCGGTGTTCGGGGAGTGGTACTTCAACTCCCGCGCCACCTTCGTCTGCTTGGCCTTAGCACGGCCGCGCCCCATGGCTCGACCCCCTCGCACAGAATGCGGGGCAGCCCGAAGGCGGGCCCCGATGACGTCAGGCATCTCTCGTGGCTCTTACGGTACATGGGGATGCCACCGTTCGGCACCTCGGGTTACCGTCGACCGACACCGCGCGTCGCGGTCATCCGGCCGTCACCGATTGTACCCGGTAAGGAGCGGCGCCGGGAGCGCCCGTGACACCGGGCAGAGCCATGCGAAACCACCCTAACGGGACGGGCCACCCGCCGGGCCGGGGGCGGAACGACCGCTCCGCCCCCGAGGCGCTCAGCGCAGGTGGATCGTGCGCAGCCGGCCGACGTCGGCCATCCGCCGCTCCGCCAGCCGGTCCGCCGCCACGGCCGGCGGCACGCCCTCGGCGTCGGCCAGTCGCAGGATCTCCCGGGTGGTGTCGTAGATCCGGGTCGCGCGCAGCTTGGCCCGGTCGAAGTTGAAGCCCTCGATCTCGTCCGCCACCTGGATCACGCCGCCGGCGTTCACGACGTAGTCCGGGGCGTAGAGGATGCCGCGGTCGGCGAGGAGCTTCTCGATGCCGGAGTGGGCGAGCTGGTTGTTGGCCGCGCCGGCGACCACCTTGGCGCGCAGCGCCGGCACCGTGTCGTCGTTGAGCGCGCCGCCCAGGGCGCACGGGGCGTACACGTCGATGTCGGCGGCGACCAGCGCGGCGGCGTCGTCGACCAGCGCGACCTGCGGGTGGGTGGCGCGGGCCCACTCGAGGGCCTTCGGGTTGACGTCGGTCGCCACCACCTCGGCGCCGTCGTCGACCAGGTGGCCGACGAGGTACTTGCCGACCTTGCCCAGGCCCGCCACGCCGACCCGTCGGCCGGCGAGGGTCGGGGCGCCCCAGACGTGCTCGGCCGCGGCCCGCATGCCCTGGAACACGCCCCAGGCGGTGAGGATCGAGGAGTCGCCGGCGCCGCCGTGCTCGACGCTGCGGCCCGTGACGTAGGAGGTCTCGCGGGCGATCACGTCCATGTCGGCGACGTAGGTGCCGACGTCGCAGGCGGTGTAGTAGCGCCCGGCGAGGGACTCCACGAAGCGGCCGTACGCGCGCAGCAGCGCCTCGCTCTTGATCCGCTCGGGGTCACCCCAGATGACCGCCTTGCCGCCGCCCAGGTCCAGCCCGGCGAGGGCGTTCTTGTAGGCCATGCCCCGGGAGAGGTCGAGCACGTCGGCGAGGGCGTCGGACTCGCTGGCGTACGGGTAGAACCGGGTCCCACCGAGCGCGGGGCCGAGCGCGGTGGAGTAGATGCCGATGATCGCCTTGAGGCCGGTCTGCTTGTCCTGGCAGAACACGACCTGTTCGTGACCGCTGGACCCCGGGTCTTCGGTGGTGGCGAATACGCCCATGACTCGCTCCTGGTGTGGGGTGCGCCCTTGTGGGACGCGGACCGGTGGACCGCCGGCGGGATGCTGCCGGTGCCGCTGAGCCTAGTATCGGCCGACGCCGTCCGGCCGCCCACGGCACGCGTGATCGCGCTGCCGACGACGGCCGAGTTCCAATTCGTGGGAGGATCGCGCCGTGCCGTCGCTCTTCGCTTCATACCTGCGCGTGTACGAGCCGCTGACCGCCTTCGACCGGGACCGCCAGGCGTACTGGCGGCGCTACGTCGAGCAGGGG is drawn from Micromonospora sp. NBC_01740 and contains these coding sequences:
- the amcA gene encoding multiple cyclophane-containing RiPP AmcA, encoding MPETTSHRHPDRRTDTPDEVADRVREAAPGLTALLHEAEAARRLRAEVAGGDGASAVCAWNHFENIPTFYNWNNRPR
- a CDS encoding DUF3073 domain-containing protein, translated to MGRGRAKAKQTKVARELKYHSPNTDLTALQRELAGAGKSEHNFDDDYKEYVDDDDEDHADEDPDPWVRPPR
- a CDS encoding Glu/Leu/Phe/Val family dehydrogenase; amino-acid sequence: MGVFATTEDPGSSGHEQVVFCQDKQTGLKAIIGIYSTALGPALGGTRFYPYASESDALADVLDLSRGMAYKNALAGLDLGGGKAVIWGDPERIKSEALLRAYGRFVESLAGRYYTACDVGTYVADMDVIARETSYVTGRSVEHGGAGDSSILTAWGVFQGMRAAAEHVWGAPTLAGRRVGVAGLGKVGKYLVGHLVDDGAEVVATDVNPKALEWARATHPQVALVDDAAALVAADIDVYAPCALGGALNDDTVPALRAKVVAGAANNQLAHSGIEKLLADRGILYAPDYVVNAGGVIQVADEIEGFNFDRAKLRATRIYDTTREILRLADAEGVPPAVAADRLAERRMADVGRLRTIHLR